Genomic segment of Bacteroidales bacterium:
GCTTTTTCAAAAATGGCCTCGTTTAAATCTACAGCAACAAAAGCTCCTAAAATAGAACCAACGGTAGCCGGAATAGCAAGTAAGAATCCTTTTTTACTGTCAAGAACACCTTGCTGTTTGAAACTCCCGACTCCTACAATATTTTGAATAGCAATTCCGATACGATTAGTGCCATTTGCCATTGCAGGCGATAAGCCCATAAGCATTAAAACAGATAATGATATTGTTGATCCTCCACCGGCTAAAGTGTTGATAAATCCAACAGTAATTCCGGCTATAACTAAAGCAAAAAAATCTATGAGGTTCATATGTTATTTTTTGCAAACATAAATAAAATTAAAAAACTGATTTATTTATAATCTAAAACCAACATATATTATCAAATTTATTCATTATCAAGATGATTATTTTATAATTTTGATGTCTTAGATTGAAGAAATCCTATTATTATGATTGCAATTTACCATAATTCAAGATGTAAAAAATCACGTGCCGGACTTCAGGCTTTAAAAAATTTTACCGATAATTTTGAAATAAAGCAATATTTAAAGGAT
This window contains:
- a CDS encoding sulfite exporter TauE/SafE family protein, with translation MNLIDFFALVIAGITVGFINTLAGGGSTISLSVLMLMGLSPAMANGTNRIGIAIQNIVGVGSFKQQGVLDSKKGFLLAIPATVGSILGAFVAVDLNEAIFEKAMGVILLVMLVFILFNPQKLIKEQTDLVNKSLSWKQYLLFFFIGIYGGFIHVGIGYFL